One Malus sylvestris chromosome 14, drMalSylv7.2, whole genome shotgun sequence DNA segment encodes these proteins:
- the LOC126598515 gene encoding probable aquaporin NIP5-1 has protein sequence MAESEPVTPSASAPATPGTPLPLFSEPRVDSLSYERKSMPRTKCLPVIAPTWGQSPNCFNEFPTPTVSLSRKVGAEFVGTFILMFAASAGPIVNQKYNGAESLIGNAACAGLGVMIVILSTGHISGAHLNPSLTIAFAALRHFPWLHVPAYIAAQVLGSICASFTLKGVLHPYMSGGVTVPTVSTGQAFGLEFIITFNLLFVVTAVATDTRALGELAGLAVGACVMLNILMAGPSSGGSMNPVRTLGPAIAAGNYTKLWIYLVAPTLGAVAGAGTYTAVKLREDEVDAPVRMARSFRR, from the exons ATGGCGGAATCTGAGCCGGTGACGCCATCGGCTTCGGCGCCGGCGACGCCGGGAACGCCACTGCCTCTGTTTTCAGAGCCGAGAGTGGATTCGCTGTCGTATGAGCGTAAGTCAATGCCGCGAACCAAGTGCTTGCCTGTGATAGCTCCGACGTGGGGTCAATCTCCCAACTGCTTCAACGAGTTCCCTACTCCAACTGTCTCCCTCAGCCGCAAG GTAGGAGCTGAGTTCGTAGGAACCTTCATCTTGATGTTTGCAGCAAGTGCTGGACCAATCGTGAACCAAAAGTACAACGGAGCGGAGTCCTTGATCGGAAATGCAGCATGCGCAGGGCTTGGTGTGATGATTGTGATTCTCTCCACAGGCCACATTTCTGGTGCACATCTAAACCCATCTCTCACCATCGCGTTTGCCGCCCTGCGACATTTCCCATGGCTTCATGTCCCTGCCTACATCGCAGCTCAGGTTTTGGGCTCCATTTGCGCCTCGTTTACTCTCAAAGGAGTTTTACATCCGTACATGTCTGGCGGAGTCACGGTGCCTACTGTGAGCACTGGCCAGGCTTTTGGACTTGAGTTCATCATCACTTTTAATCTCTTGTTTGTTGTCACTGCTGTTGCAACTGACACTCGAGCG TTGGGAGAGTTGGCTGGTTTAGCAGTTGGGGCTTGTGTCATGCTAAACATTCTTATGGCAGG GCCATCTAGTGGTGGTTCAATGAACCCGGTGCGTACTCTCGGCCCTGCTATCGCTGCCGGAAACTACACCAAGTTGTGGATATACCTGGTGGCTCCTACCCTTGGAGCTGTCGCCGGGGCAGGTACCTATACAGCTGTGAAGCTTCGAGAAGATGAGGTGGATGCACCTGTGCGCATGGCCAGGAGCTTCCGTCGCTAG